In Paenibacillus ihbetae, the following are encoded in one genomic region:
- a CDS encoding ABC transporter substrate-binding protein — MRKRLGIVFLIIAALISGCSSVPQETGTETATDKTNPNAENATPKAEEATSNGESATSNGEKATPSAEEAASNEEGKSAEATFKDVTGTEISVALPVEKVACLTEICVDALVELGLKPAAVTAGGLAPEPEFYGEEAASLGQIGGSFFEPNLEDISLAGPDLVIGLEGTHEGLREGLDGIAPLYIVQPRSMQESIEFLQHMGQLTGRIAEAQAAEKRLLDKFNFYKEHSPKDKTALVMYGSDVNFGIDTAGSLVGSMLAEVTQYPWPAPEADGGHQAGGMAYSLEKVLENDPDYIFVETFTFSPDSQPLSEQFKTNPLWSRLRAVKNGQVHEMRTSVWASGRGTRSLGIILDEAMSNMYPELYKKAVE; from the coding sequence ATGCGCAAGCGACTAGGTATCGTATTTTTGATAATTGCAGCACTCATTTCTGGCTGCAGCAGTGTTCCTCAAGAAACGGGGACTGAGACTGCAACGGATAAGACGAATCCAAATGCTGAAAATGCAACACCAAAAGCTGAGGAGGCAACGTCAAATGGTGAATCAGCAACCTCTAATGGTGAAAAAGCAACGCCAAGTGCTGAAGAGGCAGCGTCAAATGAGGAAGGAAAAAGCGCCGAAGCGACATTCAAGGATGTAACCGGAACGGAGATATCCGTTGCCCTGCCGGTGGAGAAGGTGGCGTGTTTAACAGAGATCTGCGTAGATGCCCTGGTTGAGCTGGGATTGAAACCTGCTGCGGTAACGGCGGGAGGACTTGCGCCAGAACCGGAGTTTTATGGTGAGGAAGCAGCAAGCCTTGGACAAATCGGAGGAAGCTTCTTTGAACCCAATTTGGAGGATATTTCGTTGGCGGGACCGGATCTTGTCATTGGATTGGAAGGAACCCATGAAGGGTTGCGGGAAGGCTTAGACGGCATTGCTCCGTTATACATCGTCCAGCCTAGGAGTATGCAAGAATCGATCGAGTTCCTGCAGCATATGGGCCAGCTGACCGGGCGAATAGCGGAAGCACAAGCGGCCGAGAAGCGCCTTCTGGATAAATTCAACTTCTACAAGGAACACAGTCCGAAGGATAAAACCGCGTTGGTCATGTACGGATCTGATGTGAATTTCGGGATCGATACGGCCGGGTCACTTGTGGGCTCGATGCTGGCGGAAGTCACTCAATACCCATGGCCCGCACCCGAGGCTGACGGCGGCCACCAAGCAGGGGGGATGGCTTACTCATTGGAAAAGGTGCTTGAGAATGATCCGGATTATATTTTTGTCGAAACCTTCACGTTCAGCCCCGACTCACAGCCATTATCCGAGCAATTCAAGACGAACCCGCTGTGGTCCAGACTCCGCGCGGTGAAGAATGGACAGGTCCATGAGATGCGTACATCCGTATGGGCCAGCGGCAGAGGAACGCGGTCGCTCGGCATCATATTAGACGAAGCGATGAGCAACATGTATCCCGAGCTTTATAAGAAAGCGGTGGAATAG
- a CDS encoding toxic anion resistance protein: MTFTMTVPNENEIKTVLEEQVAPVDEEMKQLMTQAETNVKSLMDINLDSLEQRRGILTSIDSFGMSTMRQSSDKNSLLKVTVGKLSKAGDEGGPVAKGLTELHLHLKDLDPSGIDFLKTGFLGKLFNPVRAYFVKFKKADEVISEIVETLDKGKATLKNDNTTLEIEQQFLRDLTKQLQKEIQLGMFMDQRIEQELTLEQERGGDPEKIRFISEEVLFPLRQRLMDMQQMLAVNQQGYLAFEVLIRNNKELIRGVDRAKTVTVSALRVAVTVASALYNQKIVLEKIEALNKTTNTFIEGTAKMLKSQGVAIQKQAINSSVSVDVLKKAFADTFEAMEAISTFKQQALPKMRETIDQFRELADSGEEQIVRLERGKKIAG, from the coding sequence GATGACCCAGGCCGAGACCAATGTAAAGTCCTTGATGGACATCAATCTGGACTCGCTTGAACAGCGCCGGGGTATTCTGACCAGCATCGATTCTTTCGGAATGAGCACGATGCGCCAGTCCTCTGACAAAAACTCCTTGCTCAAAGTAACCGTCGGTAAGCTGTCGAAGGCCGGCGATGAAGGCGGGCCTGTAGCCAAGGGACTCACGGAGCTTCATCTCCATCTGAAGGATCTGGATCCCAGCGGGATAGATTTTCTCAAAACAGGCTTTCTCGGAAAGCTCTTTAATCCGGTTCGTGCCTACTTTGTGAAGTTCAAGAAAGCGGATGAAGTCATTTCGGAAATCGTAGAAACCTTGGATAAAGGCAAGGCGACCCTCAAAAACGATAACACGACGCTTGAGATTGAACAGCAGTTCCTTCGCGATCTCACGAAACAGCTTCAGAAGGAGATTCAGCTCGGAATGTTCATGGACCAGCGGATTGAGCAGGAGCTGACTTTGGAGCAGGAGCGCGGCGGCGATCCGGAGAAGATTCGTTTTATCTCCGAAGAGGTCCTCTTCCCTCTGCGTCAGCGTTTGATGGATATGCAGCAGATGCTTGCGGTGAATCAACAGGGCTATTTGGCCTTTGAGGTTCTGATCCGCAACAATAAGGAGCTGATTCGCGGGGTAGATCGGGCGAAGACGGTTACCGTGTCGGCATTGCGTGTCGCGGTCACGGTAGCGAGTGCCCTGTACAATCAGAAGATTGTGCTAGAGAAGATTGAAGCGCTGAACAAGACGACGAACACCTTCATCGAAGGGACAGCGAAGATGTTGAAATCCCAAGGAGTGGCCATCCAGAAACAAGCCATTAACAGCAGTGTTTCGGTGGACGTTCTGAAGAAGGCGTTTGCCGATACATTCGAGGCGATGGAGGCCATCAGCACCTTTAAGCAGCAGGCCCTCCCGAAGATGCGGGAGACGATCGACCAGTTCCGTGAGCTGGCAGACAGTGGTGAAGAGCAAATTGTCCGGCTTGAGCGCGGGAAGAAGATTGCTGGCTAA